A genomic stretch from Sphaerodactylus townsendi isolate TG3544 linkage group LG15, MPM_Stown_v2.3, whole genome shotgun sequence includes:
- the LOC125444182 gene encoding olfactory receptor 2D3-like: MWSLNGTLVNEFILLGFTSHPTLQRLLLAMSLAISLVTIIGNSLIVFLIWVEPGLHTGMYFFIGNLSLLDIFFTLITIPQMLAHLASGTKSISFNRCMAQLNLTLSCGMTECFILACMAYDRYVAICQPLHYPTLMRMQICMKIAGACWAGGFLNAAALTTVTTSFPFCGPNQINHFFCEEPAVLPLACMDTYSVEILIFALNVVVLMLPFTFIVISYIHISRVVLRMCSGEGRQRAFSTCATHLIVVTLFYSTIGFTYLQPRSNRSADQEKRASVFYALVSPMLNPIIYSLRNKDVKGALAKVLRKFR, translated from the coding sequence ATGTGGAGTCTGAATGGGACATTGGTGAATGAGTTCATTCTCCTAGGCTTCACCAGCCACCCTACGTTGCAGCGTCTTCTGTTGGCAATGAGCCTAGCCATTTCTCTGGTCACGATCATTGGAAACAGCCTGATTGTCTTCTTGATCTGGGTCGAgcctggcctccacacaggcatGTATTTTTTTATTGGGAACCTCTCTTTGCTGGACATATTCTTCACCCTGATCACCATCCCTCAAATGCTTGCCCACTTGGCCTCTGGCACAAAGTCCATCTCTTTCAACCGATGCATGGCCCAACTCAACCTGACTCTGTCCTGCGGAATGACTGAATGCTTCATCCTGGCTTGTATGGCATACGACCGCTATGTGGCCATCTGCCAACCTTTGCATTACCCCACCCTCATGAGAATGCAGATATGCATGAAGATAGCAGGTGCCTGCTGGGCTGGAGGATTCCTCAATGCTGCAGCACTGACCACTGTCACCACCAGCTTCCCTTTCTGTGGACCCAACCAGATCAACCATTTCTTTTGTGAGGAGCCAGCAGTGTTGCCACTGGCCTGCATGGACACCTACAGTGTGGAGATTCTCATATTTGCACTGAATGTGGTTGTTCTCATGCTGCCTTTTACCTTCATAGTGATCTCATATATCCATATTTCCAGAGTGGTACTCAGAATGTGCTCAGGTGAGGGACGCCAACGAGCATTTTCTACCTGTGCTACACATCTCATTGTTGTCACATTGTTCTATAGCACCATCGGCTTTACATACTTGCAGCCCCGGTCTAACCGTTCTGCAGATCAAGAGAAGAGGGCCTCAGTCTTTTATGCTTTGGTCTCCCCTATGCTGAACCCCATCATCTATAGCTTGAGGAACAAAGATGTCAAAGGAGCTTTGGCCAAAGTGTTGAGGAAATTCAGATAA